In Marivirga salinae, a single window of DNA contains:
- a CDS encoding HesB/IscA family protein: MIIVTDKAKDRLGKLKTEEGHTEGSNVRVSVKGGGCSGLMYDLSFDDQIKEGDEVFEDKGVKLLVDKKSMLYLLGTTLDFSDGLNGNGFQFINPNASRTCGCGESFSI; encoded by the coding sequence ATGATTATTGTTACAGATAAAGCGAAAGACAGATTAGGGAAGTTGAAAACAGAAGAAGGACACACTGAAGGGAGCAATGTGAGGGTTTCAGTAAAAGGTGGAGGATGTTCTGGTTTAATGTATGATTTAAGTTTTGATGATCAGATTAAAGAAGGAGATGAGGTGTTTGAGGATAAAGGAGTAAAGCTTCTAGTAGATAAAAAAAGCATGTTATACCTCTTGGGAACAACTTTAGATTTTTCAGATGGTCTAAATGGAAATGGTTTCCAATTCATCAATCCTAATGCAAGTAGGACATGCGGCTGCGGAGAAAGCTTTTCTATTTAG
- the murI gene encoding glutamate racemase has protein sequence MHKDNSAPIGIFDSGIGGLTVAHKVKELMPNEGMVYFGDIAHLPYGDKSAAAIQAYSIKVTDVLLQQGCKLILIACNSASSAAFELVREYVGSKAKVFNVIDPVVEHVAQNYSNQKVGLIGTKQTVNSNAYESKLKQLNPSIELKSLATPLLVPMIEEGFFENRISHDIIEAYLHNDELKGIEALILGCTHYPLIKKEINKFYDGKVDILDSATIVAKRLEQFLKEYDLFSENKTRKDRFLVSDITASFEASAKIFFHEEVHLEKFPIWD, from the coding sequence ATGCATAAAGATAATTCAGCTCCCATAGGTATTTTCGATTCTGGTATAGGCGGGCTTACAGTGGCGCATAAAGTAAAAGAATTGATGCCCAATGAAGGTATGGTTTATTTCGGTGATATTGCTCATTTGCCTTATGGCGATAAATCAGCAGCTGCCATTCAAGCTTATAGCATAAAAGTAACCGATGTCTTACTGCAACAAGGTTGTAAATTAATTCTGATAGCTTGTAACTCTGCTTCATCTGCTGCTTTTGAATTAGTGCGCGAATATGTTGGCTCCAAAGCAAAAGTCTTTAATGTGATTGATCCTGTGGTGGAGCATGTAGCACAAAATTATAGTAATCAAAAAGTTGGACTAATTGGGACTAAGCAAACAGTTAATTCCAATGCTTATGAATCAAAACTAAAACAACTGAACCCTAGCATTGAGTTGAAAAGTTTGGCTACTCCGCTTTTGGTACCGATGATAGAGGAAGGATTTTTTGAAAATAGAATCAGTCATGATATAATTGAAGCTTATCTTCATAATGATGAATTAAAGGGGATTGAAGCTTTAATATTGGGGTGTACTCATTATCCTTTGATTAAAAAAGAGATCAATAAGTTCTATGATGGAAAGGTAGATATTTTGGATTCTGCCACCATAGTTGCCAAAAGATTAGAGCAATTCTTAAAGGAATATGATCTCTTTTCGGAGAATAAAACCAGAAAAGATAGGTTTTTAGTTTCGGATATTACTGCCTCTTTTGAAGCTTCAGCCAAAATATTCTTTCACGAAGAAGTGCATTTAGAGAAGTTCCCTATTTGGGATTAA
- a CDS encoding tetratricopeptide repeat-containing sensor histidine kinase, translated as MIKTVLVQIAIFFLTVSTGFSQVISFDSLNLYYQHELKESEKINITQKTLIKKVENFSTSQITEFSQFQNSLKLLALLDENKENELGVQFVSKIIPKSKLVDELQAFLYYKLAQFYDRLNQPIQSLESYLRASSLIKELNRPSYLAHIYYRIGIINLNGWNNLISIEYAEKGLNTINEVKVFNRMDSTTLLGLYEIKGIAYRRIHKFEKSLHNINKAVKLASALNDSVRLALNNGNKATIYYEKGDYEKAIPLLQKDFKTSINAGEFNSGMNALVYLSWIYIELDNKDSLISTFNKMQEIEGKFPITNPKTKAEYYKVGSMVAEINGETAKSNQYLREYINQDKIRDSINLSNDVASLHERHLMEQEISKLELLQNTNQLQASHLKLRTALLIIIAITLLVVLWYVFTLRNKNKKIDKLNEMLEAKVSERTARLMEINKELDTYLYRASHDIRRPIRTLLGLNNIAQMNTDPEEMKQLFHKVHSTAMSMDKMLFKLQMAYELNNSHQIEKVDIEELTKECIDDMSLEIKEQNANITVNINEKAKSVQANKALLRIALDNILENALLYQREEKNEIEIFTDEGNYYFYIHVKDNGFGIPEKYFEDLFKPYFKISNKTQGSGLGLFLAHKAISFLAGEISVSSTVNEGTQFTLKIPVNPK; from the coding sequence AACTGTATCTACTGGGTTTTCTCAAGTTATTTCTTTCGATTCATTAAATCTTTACTATCAACACGAACTGAAAGAATCGGAGAAAATAAATATTACTCAGAAAACCTTAATTAAAAAGGTAGAAAATTTTTCCACTTCACAAATCACCGAATTTTCTCAATTTCAAAATTCTCTTAAACTGCTAGCCTTGCTTGATGAAAACAAGGAAAATGAATTAGGGGTTCAATTTGTATCTAAAATTATCCCAAAGTCAAAATTAGTTGATGAACTTCAAGCGTTTCTCTATTATAAACTTGCACAATTTTATGATAGACTCAACCAGCCTATTCAATCCTTAGAAAGTTATTTGAGGGCCTCATCACTTATTAAAGAATTAAATAGACCCTCATATTTAGCTCATATCTATTATAGAATTGGCATTATAAATTTGAATGGTTGGAACAATTTAATAAGTATAGAGTATGCTGAGAAAGGATTGAATACTATAAATGAAGTTAAAGTATTTAACAGAATGGATTCCACCACGCTATTAGGCCTTTATGAAATAAAGGGAATTGCATACAGAAGGATCCATAAATTTGAGAAATCCTTACATAATATTAATAAGGCTGTGAAATTAGCTTCAGCTTTAAATGACTCTGTTAGGCTTGCCTTAAATAATGGTAATAAAGCTACAATCTATTACGAAAAGGGAGATTATGAAAAAGCTATTCCTCTACTGCAAAAAGATTTCAAAACTAGTATTAATGCAGGAGAATTTAACAGCGGTATGAATGCACTTGTTTATTTAAGTTGGATTTATATAGAATTGGACAATAAAGATTCACTTATCAGTACATTTAATAAAATGCAAGAAATTGAGGGAAAATTCCCTATTACGAATCCAAAAACTAAAGCTGAATATTACAAAGTGGGCTCCATGGTTGCTGAGATAAATGGCGAAACTGCAAAATCAAATCAGTATTTAAGAGAATATATAAATCAAGATAAAATTAGAGACTCCATTAATTTAAGTAATGATGTTGCAAGCTTGCACGAGCGGCATTTAATGGAGCAGGAAATCAGTAAGTTGGAATTACTTCAAAATACTAATCAACTTCAAGCTTCACATCTAAAATTAAGAACTGCACTTTTGATTATCATAGCAATCACATTATTGGTAGTCTTGTGGTATGTTTTTACGCTTAGAAATAAAAATAAGAAAATTGATAAGTTGAATGAAATGTTGGAAGCCAAGGTGTCTGAAAGAACGGCTCGTTTGATGGAAATCAATAAGGAATTAGATACCTACTTATATCGAGCATCACATGATATTAGACGACCTATTCGAACTTTATTAGGCCTGAACAATATTGCTCAAATGAATACTGATCCTGAGGAAATGAAACAGCTTTTCCACAAAGTCCACAGTACTGCTATGAGCATGGACAAGATGCTGTTCAAACTTCAAATGGCTTATGAACTCAACAATTCTCATCAAATTGAAAAGGTTGATATTGAAGAATTAACTAAAGAATGTATTGATGATATGTCTTTGGAAATTAAGGAGCAAAATGCCAATATCACAGTAAATATCAATGAAAAAGCAAAGTCCGTTCAAGCGAATAAGGCATTACTGAGAATTGCATTGGATAATATTTTAGAAAATGCTCTGCTTTACCAAAGAGAAGAAAAGAATGAAATAGAAATTTTCACTGATGAAGGAAATTACTATTTCTACATCCACGTAAAAGACAATGGATTCGGGATCCCTGAAAAATATTTTGAAGATTTATTTAAGCCTTATTTCAAAATCAGTAATAAAACTCAAGGGTCGGGTTTAGGACTGTTTTTAGCACATAAAGCCATTTCATTTTTAGCAGGGGAAATATCAGTCAGCTCAACTGTTAATGAAGGTACTCAATTTACTTTAAAAATCCCTGTTAATCCCAAATAG